GACAGCAAAGCTATTAGCCTCTCTGGCCTCATGGTGGGGAGGGACTGCTGTGGAGACTCCACAGGAAGGAGGGAGCCGACAGTACCACAGGGAGGCTCCTTCTACAGTTTGGAGCTATTTCTGGTGCtctggccgggcatgatggctcacacctataatcctggcactttaggaggccgaggcagcaggatcacttaaggccaggagtttgataccaaacccggcaacataatgagacctggtctctacaaaactattttaaaattagctgggtggggtggcgtgtgcctgtagtctcagctacttgggagtctaaggcaggaagatcacttgagcccgggagttcaaggctgcagtgaactgtgatcggaccacggcactccagcctgggtgacaaagcaagaccctatcgccaaaaaataataataaaaaattctggTGTGCCTCTGAGTCACACCAGCTGGGAACATGCCTTGGCAGTAACCAGGTGAGCTGATTTGACACGTGGGATTATTTACTGGAACGCAGTCAGGCACGCAGGGGACAGCTGCAGTAGCCTTAACTCTGGTTTTGGAGCAGCTAACCAGTGAATGACCTGGGTTTTCTGGCAGAAACAGGTATctcagttattttgttttgtttttcagttgtcTATTAAGGTTGCTTCTAGTAGATGAGAATGAAACCCCGTCGGCTGCTCTTGGTAGCTccttgctactcaaaatgtggtAGGAGGATGAGCAGCGTCGGCCCCACCTGGAATCTTGCTGGCCTCTCAGCTCCACCCACACCTGCTGAATCAGACTCTGCACTTCAAAAAGATCTCTGGGCCATATGTTGCACAGTCAAGCTTGAGACACACTGGACCAGACTAGTGCCTCAGAGTCTCCTGGAGGGCTTGTTGAAACAAAGTGCTGGCCCCacccctagagtttctgattcagtaggtctggggtggggtgtGAGACACTGCCTTTCCCACAAGTTCCCAGTTCTTAGCAAAAGGGCCGCTGGTTCAGGGACCTCACATTGAGAACCTTTGATCCAGACTCCAGAGGGCTGGCTGGCAAATCAGCTGCATGTTGGGAGTCACCTGAGGAATGTTTTAAATGCTGATGCCTGACTTTGGACCTGAGGTTCAAATGTAAGTGATCTGGAATGTGGCCTGGGATCAGGATTTTTGTAAAGCACTTTGGGTGATTCCATGTGCAGTAGATTTTGACAGCTGTGTTCCCGTGGGTCTGTCCTGTtgcgaacccaccagaaggaagcaGAGCAGACCGTGCCCTTTTGGAAATAACTGGGACCATGAAGAGACtgtcagtgttacagctcttttagaatttgttAGGCTGGGTgtactggctcacgcctgtaatcccaacactttgggaggccaaggtgggcagatcacctgaggttgggagttcgagaccagcctggctaacatgatgaaaccccgtctctaccaaaaatacaaaaattagctgggtatgttggcgcatgcctgtaatcccagctactcaggaggctgaggtaggagaattgcttgaacctgggaggcggaggttgcagtgagctgagattgtgccactgcactccagcctggatgacagagcaagactttgactcaaaaaaaaaaaaaaaagaatttgtttagCAGGTTTTCCAGTTTTTACCAAAAACCCCGCCCCCTGtaaacaagattttttaaaaagacaatccCTGTACACCTTGTTCCTAGGGGTGGTGAAGGTACAACCTCTTTCTATATGAGCTCAGTCACCAGGGATGCTTAGAACTGCTCTATTCCCTGGCTGTACCAGATGACAGAATGAAGCGATTGGCCCTGGAACGACTGGCCTCCAGGTCCCCACCTCCCACATACAGCCTTGGTCTGGGAAGCCCAGGCTTGATGCGTATGCAGAAGGCAGGCAGCATACATTCTAGACAGAACAATCTCGTTAACTATGGGGCTGTCATTTCGGGAGGTGGAtcaatgtccttataaaaaatgCTACAGACTATTCTCTGGGGCCCACAGGACAGGACCAATAGACTTGATAAACAAAATAGGGATGGCGTACAGAGACCCACAGGTAGAAATTTTCCCGAGGTGCTTTATTTAGCTTGTTTTTAAAACCAGCTATGTAACATGAGGGTGTGGCACTAGGACCGAGGGAAGAAACAGCCCAAATCTATAAGATATGGGACAGGTGACCTTGTTTTGTAAAGTCCGGCAGACTCACAGTGCGTTAGATGCTACAGGCACACATAACAGATGCCCAGTCAGACTGGCCTAAAcaataaggaaattaagaaatggctcaaggccaggtgtggtagcacacacctatcatcccagctacttggaaggctgagttgggaggattgctttgaggtgaggctgcagtgagctgtgattgcaccaccgcactccagccttggcaaaagagcaagaccttgtcaaaagtagaaagaaaagaaatgtctcaAAGTCTAGGCCCTCTTCAGAGCTGGCTGATTCAGTTCGCCAACCGTGACAGCAGGGTGAGGCTTCCTCTGTCCACAGCATTAGCTGCAAATATCctcatggtcacaagatggctgccagTGGCCGTCAGGGTGTGTGCTTCCTTGTTCACATCCAGTGGAAGAGTAACAGCCTGCTCCCCTTAGCTCTCTGACATCAATGAGAAGGTGCTAAGAACTTACTAGCAGGCCTTTCCTCATGACCTACTCAACAGGATTGGGTCACATGCCTATTCCTGAACCACTAATTGGCAAGGGATGGGATTACccttagaccagtggttctcaactgagcATGAGTATGTCTTCCAGGTGACATTTGGCCGTGTTTGGAGACATTtatggttgtcacaactggggtgatgctactggcatctcatgggtagaggccagggatgctgttaaacatcctacaatgcataggACAGCCCCACAACAAAAGAATTATGGCCCTAAGTGCCAAGGCTGACAAAGCCTGCCTTAGACCTGCTAGGGCTGCCCCCAGCCTGGGGTCTGTTTCCCCCCCACACACATCTCAGCAGACAGGGCCAGATGTACTTTGGGGGCCAGCCACAGCCCCTGCCAGCCTCCCAGTTCCCCCAGATCGTACCCTGGGCTTCCCCTGTAAGAGCTTTATAATTACAAAATTCCAAGGGGCCTCTTCAGAGTTTTTGCCTGACATATTCTTTATGAACCTACTCTGAGTGTTTGTCTGTCCCTTGGAGAGCCAGGCCCAAGGATACCAATGGCTAGAACCGATAGAAAAGCACAGATGCTGGCAGGAGGCCAAAGGAGGAACAGCACCCTCCAGCATTTTGAGGCAGAGCAGCACAGTGGCTCAGAACAACAGCATGTGCTGGGTGACCTTTGGCAAGTTGATTCACCTCTCTAAACCTCAGCCTGTTGAGCTGCTAAATGGGGTTGTTGTGACTGTTGGATGAGGCGAGGCCTGTGAAGTGGCTGGCATGCAGCAGGTGCTAATAAGTGTTGCAAAGGTGATGTGCAGGCAGCTTCCCATGGCCAACGAGAAACATTGCAGAGAAGGAATAAGTAGGGCTTAGTGACTGACGGGTCAATAGAGGAATGACCCAAAGAAGACTTCAAGGCCAGGCCTGCAGTTCTCACAAGGGCCCTCACCGATAGCACCCACTCCCCCACACTCAGCTTTACGGCCTAGGTCTGGTGACCCAGCTAGAAGCCACAGGACCCTGAGGCGTCCGAGGGTGGGAAGGCTGAGAGGCAGCTGAGGCTCCTGGAGGCTGTGACTGGGAAACCCTCTCTTTAGAAAGGCCATCAGCTTCCTGCATGGGGGTGACTGGCTCCTCCCATGAGACAGTAGCCAGGTCTGACTGTGCCCCTCTCTTACAGACCCCATGATGGAGCTGACAGGCACTGACCCTTCTGAGCTCGATGGCCAGCAGGAGATGGAAGACTTTGAGGAGAACGCCTACAGCTATGCGAGCGTGGACAGCAGCGCCGAGGCCAGTGTCCTCACTGAACAGGCCATGAAAGAGATGGCCTACTACAATGTGCTATAGCACAAGCTGGGCCACCCCCAACGGGGACCAGGGGGGCCAGGGAATGGGGGTGAGACCCATGGGCTGCAGGCTGCACCTCCTGCAGCCAAGAAACAAGCTACTGCCCCACTGTTCTGAGCCCTCCCTCCCCAAGTCATTTGCACCACTAGGGACCTTTAGACCAAATGGAGACTGTACTACTGGCCCCGGCTGTGAGCCAGCGCAGGCCCAGGCATCCCAGCAAGGGAAGGAGAACACGAGGCCCAGATCTGAGTCTCCCTGGCCTGCTTCCATGGGGGGTGGGAGAAGTGGGGCCACTGGGGACAGGTCACAAGGGCACAGGCCCTCGGGGTCTCTCCAGACCCAGCAGAGCTCTTCAGGGGTCCTGACACTGGAAGAAGAGACCACTTGAGCCATGTTTTTTTCACGGCCAACTCCTGCCTCTAAAGATGTCTGAGCTCCCTTCTGGCCAGTACTGCCCACCCCTCCCTTGTCCAGGCCCCCTTTCCTGCCCTGTCGACAGACTGCCAGGCAGGGCACTCTGCCTTCTACCTCCCGGGGTCTCCCACGTGCTCTTCAAGCCAGGCATGCacgtggccctggccctggcctgcaGGACAGCTGGGGGGAGCCCAGCCCCCAGAAGACCCCTGTCCTATATCCCTTCCTGGAAGCGGGTGTCCCTAAAGTGGATTGCAACACGTCATCCACTTCGGCCCTAGCTGGAACGCCTCACCAGGGGGCCCCCACCAGGAACAAAGCCGGGACAGGCCCTGCGTCGGGCACACACTAACAAAAACCAGAAGCATGGGGCAGAGCAGGGCGGGATGAGGGCACCACGGGGGACCAAGAAGGGTTGTCCTTGGGGAAGGCCCAGGACCACCTGCGGGGTAGGGGGACCGCAGTCATTTCTTATTCCTCAGTGTCCACCTTGCGACGGGGATAACAAGTCAGCAGCTCCCCGGAAAGAGCAAcgtatttaaaaaaggaaagtgaagccCACAGAGGGAAATCAAGGGTTTTTTTGAGCAAAGGGGGTCTTCTGAAggtaacttatttttttctttccaactgtGTGTCACCTATGACCTTTTCTGATGgagatgcattttctttttccaagcaTAAGCTTCCTCGTGTGCTGTGCGTGCTTCCTTCCTACCCACCCACCCCGAGCAGCCTGGCCGGGCAGGACCGGGGCTCCATGGGGACTGTCACACTGGCCCTGGAGGTGCAGCCGCTGGCAGCAGCCTCagcaggctggggtgggaggcaggagaaagcaGAGCTGGAAAGCCCTCCACCCCTGCCTGGCTCCTGCAGTTGCTGATTTGCTCCATCCCATGTCCCATCCTCGGCTGTCAGGGCTGCTGACTCTGCTCAGCCAAGAGCTAGCTCTCTCGCCCGCCTGCTGTCTTCCCCTCTGTTCCCACGCCAGCTCCTGCCCCTGGAACCAGAGACGacaggcccagggcagtgaaatATCACATTCAGGAACTCTAGGGCACCCGGACCCCCACCCACTTGCCTCCTGAGGCCTCAGTGGGGAGTGGCAAGCAGGAGTCGTCCTCAAAGGCACAGATGAAGCCACTAACTTCAGCCTAGAAACCCGGAGAGGGGAACAGCCTCGGGTGGGAGGAACCAATCTGCAGCGCAGCCACCCCCAAGGCTGGATCCTTAAGTGAAGGACCAAGCCAGGCCTCAGGGTGACTGTGATCAGGACTGAGGATGGACAAGGTGGCCCAAGTGTGGCTCCCAGACCCCAAGGCCCCACAACCTCCCAGGTGCCCGCCATGATGACCCTCAGGTGGCAGTGACCCCGTCACTGCACAAGACATTTTCTCCTGCTGAGCAGAAGGCATCATCCCCTGCAACTACCTCTTCCTACAACGTCTTTCTCCCCTGGTACCAAAAAGAACCCtgtacctcctcctcctcctcccacctgccAGTGCAGTGGCCTTGGTCTTGGAAACTGAAGGGAGAAGGTCTGGCCCCCGGGGTGGggctctcctttccctcccccagccccactgtCAGCACTGGCCCTCTGTGAGGTTCGATACTTGAACGCCCCCTGCCCTGTGCCTTGGACCTGGGCAAAGCTAGGAGGAGGAAACAGCACAACTCACAGTTTGAGCTGGGGGGTGGTCTCGGCAAGGCTCCTGTCTGCACCCCTCCctacacttctcaaaagaggtgCACAGCCTCTCGGGTGACTTGGAAACTCCTGGACGAATTCCATTCTAACTTATTTTGACATGTATACAAACCAACTGTTTAGAGATTCCACTTGTGCAAAGCCCTACTGTGTTTTTATGTTCCTGTTTAAAAGAGAAGTTTACTtagcaataattataaataaatgaatattctttAGTGAGGTGACTGCAAATGCTTCTTTCCCCAGCTCTTGGGGACCTGGCCCTCACCCCTAGTAGGAACTCTCAGCAAAACTTCCCAGCCCCACACAGCAGGGCTGCACTCTCCAGGGGCGGCCCAGGGGAGGCTGAGACCATCCTCTGCACTGGAATGGCCACCTGCAGGGCCAGGCGCCTGAGTCAAAAGAGTCAAGCCGGCCAAGGCccctgcattcccagcacttgCAGAGAAAAGCTGCTTCCCCTCCCTACCCACACACATGGCTTGAGGAAAGAAGCCAGCTCCCGATGCCAGGCTGGGCTTCAGAGGCTGCATTCAGCAGAGCTGCCAGCCCTGTGCTGATGACAGGCAAGAAGACGCAGGAAACCTTGAGCTTCTTCCCAGGGGGTGGGCCTGCTGGAGCCAGCAGTCCACATTTCTTCTTACAGCCCTGAGAGTTTCAGGGCATTACTCAGGAAGAGGAAGCGGGGGGTCACCAGTGTGGGTGGAGGGCTAGAGCCCTTCCAAGGCCACTCAGTCTACAGCAATGGTCAGGTTTCAGGAGCCATAGGAGTCCCCCTAGTATTTAGGAAAGGGACTTTGTAAGATGGgattttgagagatggggtctcactctactcaggtgcaatcatagctcactacagcctcaaactcccggcctcccaaagtgctggaactgtaggcatgagccaccacacccagccaggactTTATAAAGATTATACAACTCTTCTCCAGGACATTTTAACACCAAAAAGTAGAAGCTTTGCAGAACTTACTATGCAGCAGACAGTCCTTTTGATTATATGTAGCTTTAgagcaacttttatttttcctttttacatgGGGCTAAAGAACTTGCATAgagcaatttttgtttgtttttgagacagtcttgctctgtcacccaggctggagtgcactggtgcaatctcgactcactgcaacttctgcctcccaggttcaagccattttcctgcctcagcctcccgagtagctgggactacaggtgtgcaacaccatgcccagctaatttttgtattttgagtagagatggggtttcaccatgttggccaggctggtctcgaactcctggcctcaagtgatccactcacctcagtctcccaaagtactgggattataggcgtgcaccactatgcctggctgagaGCAATTTTTCACAAGCTTACTTTTCTAGTTTTGCCAATGCATGGTGAAGTGAACCCAAGCCTGGGAACCGCTGGCCTAGACAATGCGGGGCCCTCGTTCACCCACACCCAAGCCCCGCCAAACTCAGTCAGCCTTGGAAAGGAGAAGTGTGAGGCAGGTGTGGGTAGGACCTGTTTTTAGTACCTAGAGAAAGGCTAAGAAAGTGGTCTGGAGATGTTTAGAAGGTTAAAACCAATGAAGAAAACAATCAATGACAACCTATCAGGGACTGATTGACTCTCAGAATGCAGAACTGGACACAGAAACTGGATCATGCTAGAAATTTCCAGGGAACCCACAGGCCTGTGCCCTGAGTGTCCGAGAGCTCCGCAGGGGGCCCCTGTGGAATGCGGGATCCCAGGGCTGCCTGGTCCCCTCCCCGCGGTGGCAGCCCCTTCCTGAGGTGCTCTGGTCTGCCCCAGGGGAACCTGCCAGCTCTAGCAGGGCCTCTGCCTCAGGGTCCCACTACCTCCTCCCGTCAGGGACAAACACAGCAGACAGTTTTGTGAAGAGCTTTTTAGTAGCTAAATATGGCACCATGTGTTCCAAGGGCAATATAAATTACAGTATGCAAAACATACTGACTGGCTGAGGTAAAACACACTGCTCCTGCCTCACGTCACCAGGAGGGGAAACAcacatatgcttttaaaaacatctcaCTTACAAAAAATCCCCCAGAAAGGCCTCCAGAGAGGGGCTGTGAGGCTCACCCTCTGCCGTGCTCAGGAGGACCCGCCGGCTCGGCCCTGGCCCATCCACTGCAGCCATGGGTGGCGCCTCCCTCTACTGCCTGCCCAGGGCTCTGTCCAGGTTGCTCTTGATGGTGTCGAGGAAGTCCGTGGTGTTCAGGAAGTGCTCGTTCAGCTTTACACTGCAGAGAGAGCACCACTCACATCAGGGGCGGCTCCAGGCCCTTCCAGGGAACAGCCTGAGCTTGGGCATCAGAACAGCCATCTCCTGCCATCCAGGCTATAGGCCAGAGGCCAGCTATAGGCCACTGCCATGAGGCCACAGCGATTTGGCAGGCACCAGTAGGGTCTGTCTTTCCAGGTAACTGCTCTCCTGAGAGAAGCTGGGAAAGGGGCGTGGGCAGGGTCAGAAGGAGCTCTGAGCAGCCAGCCTCAGGGATGGGGAGGAACTCACTAGGCCTGGTCTGCAGAGGCTGGCCTGAGCAATCTCTTGGGGCTATGGATATGTCCTGCCCCAGGCCCCCTGACAGCTAAGCTGACTCATGAGGGGAACTTTAGGAAGGGTTCCCTGGCTtcctcccacctggccccagGGTCTGCCCACCACCCCAGGCCACGCACTTGCTGAGGCCATGAATGCAGCCCGCCAGGTCCTTGGTCATGGCTCCGCTCTCCACCGTCTCCACGCACACCTTCTCCAGCGTCTGGGCAAACCTATGGGGGATGGggcagaatgagaccccatctgtgCAAGGGCAGGACCCAGAGCCTGTCCTGAGCAGCTCCGGCCTTTCCCTCCATGCTCACCTGATGAGGTCCTGGTTCCCATCCAGTTTCCCTCGGTGCTCCAGGCCACGTGTCCAGGCAAAGATGCTGGCGATGGGGTTGGTGCTGGTGGGCCGGCCCTGGGGACGGGGGTCGCAGGGGGATCAAGAGCCGAGCCAGCTAGCGAGGAGGCTGCTCAGATACAGCTGCCCACCCCTGGGGACTGGCGGGTCAGGCTGGTCCTTCCAGCTGTTAGCCCAGTGGGCTAGAGGTAGAGGGGCATTGTGAGGCCCCATGCCCTGCACTCACCTTCTGGTGCTCCCGATAGTGGCGGGTGACAGTCCCATGAGCAGCCTCAGCCTCAATCGTCTTCCCATCAGGGCAGACCAGAACAGACGTCATCAGGCCAAGAGAGCCAAAGCCTGGAGGGTAGAAAGCCTTTCTCTCAGGGCCTCGCCTCTCCTGGGgccacccagctgagccctgcTGCCCTCTATAACCCAATATTGTAGCTGTCACAGTTTGTGGCTCTACTCAGCCTCCCCCAACTGCAACTGGGAGGACAGGgactgttccaggcctctctacCCTGCTGTGGGTCTCCAGGGCCCAGCACAGGGCTGGAGGGCACTAGAGGGTGGCTATCAGCAGCACATTAACATCCATCTGTGTCACCAGCTCCAGGCACCCCACAGCCTGTGGCCCATAGGGCCCAAGACCCCACAGAGTCCTGTGGTCCCCCACAGCCTGCCATCCAGCCTGGCTCGTGACCTGGAGGCACATTCAAGCAAAACAATAAAGCTGTGGTCAGCTATTTCCCGACAATCACTTTTGCAGCTGCTCTCTTAGGCCACTTTCAAGCTTTTTGATTAATTTCCGAATGTTCCCAAATCCACATGTCAACTCCAGCAAACTTTTCTATTGTCAAGGGCTCCAGGGCTTCAAAGGCACCCCCATGACACCAAAATAAggattgaagaaagaaaacatggacaACATCTACAGGAAAATGCTTTGTCTATGAATTCTAAGAATTTTGGCTGTGAGCAATCCCTTCTCCATTTTACCTGCACCTTCACACCATTCCTTAGACACTTAAGGTTAATTTTCACGTCTCTGCCTCATCTGCCACGGCGTTTCATCCTTCTATCCTACATGGGAATTGTTCTGGTGAGAGGATCCCCACTGAACTTTCCAAAGTAAAGCCAAAGGTTTACACAAAGTAACAAGACTCTGCTTTTCATCAGAACCGGTCCCGGGCTTCCCTTTTCCCCTTACCAGGAGCTGCCCTGGCAAACTTAGGTTTCTCTTTCACTCTCTATGTCCTGCCTGTTTCCCATGCCTACCACCTTTCCTGCTCTTGTTCCCAAGACAATTGGCCCATTTCTCGCTGTTCTTCTCTAACGGtctcacctatttttttttttttttttgaagacggagtttcacccttgttgcccaggctggagtgcaatggcgcaatctcggctcactgcaacctctgcctctggggttcaagagattctcctgcctcagcctctcaagtagctgggattacaggtgcctgccaccacgcccgcctccacgcccggctgacttttttgcatttttagcagagacggggtttcgccatgttggccacgctggtctcaaactcctgacctcatcaccTATACTTTTTACTGCAATCTGATTTGTCTTTTAGGACACCCTAGGGCTTGGGGGTTTGCAAGCTTCCCCGACATTCTCTTCCATCCATTAGGTTCACTATGCAAAAAGCATTCGCTGTAGTTTAAAGAACCTCCAGTCCTGCTTGATCCCATTTTCCTACTGGAATCAGAGTCATGAGGCTCCATCATGGACTGGAGCAACCTAGGGCTGACAACCTAGCCCTGGAATTCCTGTGCCCTCCTTTCTCTCTAAGAGCAGCCTCAGTAATACACCAGTCTAAACCTAATTTGTGATCCTCTCTCCCTCAGATGCCAGGGAGCTCTTGCCCCCTGCTGTCCACAGAGGACCCTGCAATGAGTCCTGCTGCTCCACTAGAGTTTTCTACCAAAAGGGTCTGAAAATCCCTCCAGCCAGAGAAGACCAATAGTCCACCCCCACAGGGAGCAGCATCCTCCCAGCATACCCTGGGCCAGGATGTCTGACTGCACATCTCCGTCATAGTTCTTGCAGGCCCACACAAAGCCGCCCGAAGACTTGAGgacctgagccaccatgtcaTCAATGAGCCGGTGCTCATACCAGATCTTATTCTTGTCGAAGTCGGTCTTATAGTGCCTGGGAGTAAAAAGGTCTGTTATGGGGAGAGGGCAGAAGGCTGACAGGCTGGGGATCCCTCCCTGAGCCTCGGAGCTGAGCCAAATGCATTCTAATAGTGACCTCCCCAGGGTATAGGatgggaacagcatggggggaagggaagaaaggccACGGAGTACATGGATGAGGCTTTACTTGTCAAAGATCTCCTGGAAGATGTCCTTGAAACGCCCATCGTAGGCTTTCAGTATGGTGTTCTTGGTGCTCATGTACAGCGGCCATTTCTTCTGGATGGCATACTGGAAGCAGCTGTGCGCGAAACCCGAGATGGACTGCAGCGGGAGAGACAGGGCCCTGGCGTGGTGCCCTAGCCTGGAGATTGCCAgcaacctcccacctcccaggaaCGGTGCCCCGCGGCCCACACGACTGTTTAACACCAGCCTCCGTGCAGTGAACAGGATGTTTCTGCTGGCCCAGCCTCTCCCTCTCAACTTCCCAGGAGCAAGAGGCCCCTCAACTTTGCTTTGGAAAGCACCGGCTTTTCCCCAGTTCTTAGACTAGTGGCTGGGCAGGGCTAATTCCCAGGCCTAGCGCTGGGGTTGACAGTGTGTCCCTGGCTTATCCAATCAGAAGCCCTTCTCCCCCAGGCCTCTATGATTGGCTCAGAGGTGGTCATGTGACTCAACCTGGCATTTGAGCTGGAACTGAGGGTAAAGAGGCATTCTCTTCTGATAGGGTAGCCAAGCAGGCAGGAGTACGCCTGGAGCTGTTTGTggccacttcttttcttttctttcttcttcttttttttttttccaagagatggggtctcactgttgcccaggctggtctcaagcttccggcctcaagcaatcctcctgcctcggcctcccaaagtgctgggattacaagtgtcagccaccatgcccagccctggtgGCCATTTCTGCCTCTTTGTGGCCTAAGAATGAGGCCatcacagaagaaaggaaaaccacGAGACAGAGATGAAGAGACAAGCTGGGAGAGGAGGGGCCCAGGATGCCAGAGCCAGCCTCACCTCATCAGTGTTGTACATGCCCATGCCCACACCGCCTGCGGGGAAGTTGTACACTTCCCACTCCTTCACACCGCTGCCATCTTTCGGGGTGAAGACCATTTTGAACGTGCCAGCCCGGTCTGCCACAAAGTCTGTGGCCTTGTACTGCAGAGACAAGAGAATGGCTAGGCCAGGAGCTCCAGTCGGGGGGTACCCAGGTCAGTGGATCCCCTCTCCCACCCTGGCCTACCTGGTCGCCATGGGCGTGCCTGCCAATGGTGATGGGCTTGGTCCAGCCAGGGACGAGGCGTGGGATGTTTTTGCAGATGATGGGCTCCCGGAAGACAGTCCCCCCCAGGATGTTCCGGATAGTTCCATTGGGACTTTTCCACATCTTCTTCAGCTTGAACTCTGTGAGGACAGAGATAAAGTGGTCCCACTGCAGCC
The window above is part of the Macaca fascicularis isolate 582-1 chromosome 7, T2T-MFA8v1.1 genome. Proteins encoded here:
- the IDH2 gene encoding isocitrate dehydrogenase [NADP], mitochondrial isoform X2, which codes for MWKSPNGTIRNILGGTVFREPIICKNIPRLVPGWTKPITIGRHAHGDQYKATDFVADRAGTFKMVFTPKDGSGVKEWEVYNFPAGGVGMGMYNTDESISGFAHSCFQYAIQKKWPLYMSTKNTILKAYDGRFKDIFQEIFDKHYKTDFDKNKIWYEHRLIDDMVAQVLKSSGGFVWACKNYDGDVQSDILAQGFGSLGLMTSVLVCPDGKTIEAEAAHGTVTRHYREHQKGRPTSTNPIASIFAWTRGLEHRGKLDGNQDLIRFAQTLEKVCVETVESGAMTKDLAGCIHGLSNVKLNEHFLNTTDFLDTIKSNLDRALGRQ
- the IDH2 gene encoding isocitrate dehydrogenase [NADP], mitochondrial isoform X1 — protein: MAGYLRVVRSLCRASGSRPAWAPAALTAPTSQEQTRRHYADKRIKVAKPVVEMDGDEMTRIIWQFIKEKLILPHVDIQLKYFDLGLPNRDQTDDQVTIDSALATQKYSVAVKCATITPDEARVEEFKLKKMWKSPNGTIRNILGGTVFREPIICKNIPRLVPGWTKPITIGRHAHGDQYKATDFVADRAGTFKMVFTPKDGSGVKEWEVYNFPAGGVGMGMYNTDESISGFAHSCFQYAIQKKWPLYMSTKNTILKAYDGRFKDIFQEIFDKHYKTDFDKNKIWYEHRLIDDMVAQVLKSSGGFVWACKNYDGDVQSDILAQGFGSLGLMTSVLVCPDGKTIEAEAAHGTVTRHYREHQKGRPTSTNPIASIFAWTRGLEHRGKLDGNQDLIRFAQTLEKVCVETVESGAMTKDLAGCIHGLSNVKLNEHFLNTTDFLDTIKSNLDRALGRQ